A stretch of the Ictidomys tridecemlineatus isolate mIctTri1 chromosome 5, mIctTri1.hap1, whole genome shotgun sequence genome encodes the following:
- the Tpm1 gene encoding tropomyosin alpha-1 chain isoform X11 — protein MDAIKKKMQMLKLDKENALDRAEQAEADKKAAEDRSKQLEEDIAAKEKLLRVSEDERDRVLEELHKAEDSLLAADEAAAKLEDELVSLQKKLKGTEDELDKYSEALKDAQEKLELAEKKATDAEADVASLNRRIQLVEEELDRAQERLATALQKLEEAEKAADESERGMKVIESRAQKDEEKMEIQEIQLKEAKHIAEDADRKYEEVARKLVIIESDLERAEERAELSEGKCAELEEELKTVTNNLKSLEAQAEKYSQKEDKYEEEIKVLSDKLKEAETRAEFAERSVTKLEKSIDDLEDELYAQKLKYKAISEELDHALNDMTSM, from the exons ATGGACGCCATCAAGAAGAAGATGCAGATGCTGAAGCTCGACAAGGAGAACGCCTTGGATCGAGCAGAGCAGGCAGAGGCCGACAAGAAGGCAGCAGAAGACAGGAGCAAACAG CTTGAGGAGGACATCGCGGCGAAGGAGAAGCTGCTGCGGGTGTCGGAGGACGAGCGGGACCGGGTGCTGGAGGAGCTGCACAAGGCGGAGGACAGCCTCCTGGCCGCCGACGAGGCCGCCGCCAAG CTGGAAGATGAGCTGGTGTCGCTGCAAAAGAAACTCAAGGGCACTGAAGATGAACTGGACAAATACTCTGAGGCTCTCAAAGATGCCCAGGAGAAACTGGAGCTGGCGGAGAAAAAGGCCACTGAT GCTGAAGCTGATGTAGCTTCTCTGAACAGACGCATCCAGCTGGTTGAGGAAGAGTTGGATCGTGCTCAGGAGCGTCTGGCAACAGCTTTGCAGAAGCTGGAGGAGGCTGAAAAAGCAGCAGATGAAAGCGAGAG AGGCATGAAAGTCATTGAAAGTAGAGCccaaaaggatgaagaaaaaatggaaattcagGAGATCCAACTGAAAGAGGCCAAGCACATTGCTGAAGATGCCGACCGAAAATATGAAGAG GTAGCCCGTAAGCTGGTCATCATTGAAAGTGACCTGGAACGTGCAGAGGAGCGGGCTGAGCTCTCAGAAGG CAAATGTGCCGAGCTTGAAGAAGAATTGAAAACTGTGACCAACAACTTGAAGTCACTGGAGGCTCAGGCTGAGAAG TACTCTCAGAAGGAAGACAAATATGAGGAAGAGATCAAGGTCCTTTCTGACAAGCTGAAGGAG GCTGAGACTCGGGCTGAGTTTGCCGAGAGGTCAGTAACTAAATTGGAGAAAAGCATTGATGACTTAGAAG ACGAGCTGTATGCTCAGAAACTGAAGTACAAGGCCATCAGCGAGGAGCTGGACCACGCTCTCAACGATATGACTTCCATGTAA
- the Tpm1 gene encoding tropomyosin alpha-1 chain isoform X12: protein MDAIKKKMQMLKLDKENALDRAEQAEADKKAAEDRSKQLEEDIAAKEKLLRVSEDERDRVLEELHKAEDSLLAADEAAAKLEDELVSLQKKLKGTEDELDKYSEALKDAQEKLELAEKKATDAEADVASLNRRIQLVEEELDRAQERLATALQKLEEAEKAADESERGMKVIESRAQKDEEKMEIQEIQLKEAKHIAEDADRKYEEVARKLVIIESDLERAEERAELSEGQVRQLEEQLRIMDQTLKALMAAEDKYSQKEDKYEEEIKVLSDKLKEAETRAEFAERSVTKLEKSIDDLEDELYAQKLKYKAISEELDHALNDMTSM, encoded by the exons ATGGACGCCATCAAGAAGAAGATGCAGATGCTGAAGCTCGACAAGGAGAACGCCTTGGATCGAGCAGAGCAGGCAGAGGCCGACAAGAAGGCAGCAGAAGACAGGAGCAAACAG CTTGAGGAGGACATCGCGGCGAAGGAGAAGCTGCTGCGGGTGTCGGAGGACGAGCGGGACCGGGTGCTGGAGGAGCTGCACAAGGCGGAGGACAGCCTCCTGGCCGCCGACGAGGCCGCCGCCAAG CTGGAAGATGAGCTGGTGTCGCTGCAAAAGAAACTCAAGGGCACTGAAGATGAACTGGACAAATACTCTGAGGCTCTCAAAGATGCCCAGGAGAAACTGGAGCTGGCGGAGAAAAAGGCCACTGAT GCTGAAGCTGATGTAGCTTCTCTGAACAGACGCATCCAGCTGGTTGAGGAAGAGTTGGATCGTGCTCAGGAGCGTCTGGCAACAGCTTTGCAGAAGCTGGAGGAGGCTGAAAAAGCAGCAGATGAAAGCGAGAG AGGCATGAAAGTCATTGAAAGTAGAGCccaaaaggatgaagaaaaaatggaaattcagGAGATCCAACTGAAAGAGGCCAAGCACATTGCTGAAGATGCCGACCGAAAATATGAAGAG GTAGCCCGTAAGCTGGTCATCATTGAAAGTGACCTGGAACGTGCAGAGGAGCGGGCTGAGCTCTCAGAAGG CCAAGTTCGACAGCTGGAAGAACAATTAAGAATAATGGATCAGACCTTGAAAGCATTAATGGCTGCAGAGGATAAG TACTCTCAGAAGGAAGACAAATATGAGGAAGAGATCAAGGTCCTTTCTGACAAGCTGAAGGAG GCTGAGACTCGGGCTGAGTTTGCCGAGAGGTCAGTAACTAAATTGGAGAAAAGCATTGATGACTTAGAAG ACGAGCTGTATGCTCAGAAACTGAAGTACAAGGCCATCAGCGAGGAGCTGGACCACGCTCTCAACGATATGACTTCCATGTAA